One Pararge aegeria chromosome 4, ilParAegt1.1, whole genome shotgun sequence DNA segment encodes these proteins:
- the LOC120623284 gene encoding uncharacterized protein LOC120623284 — MNINQELLITLIQERPVIWDKTIDDYKNKRLKYDSWKEIFIHFQPTFEDLSGDEKNKFGQMVMKKWTNMKDSWIKYDKKINECKSGSSAKKIRKYMFYDEMMFLKKNVEHRKTDSNMTEHVHDSSLSNENFDSAVPNQSSSGYTERSETQRAKKKRKNELSEVDIRFMKFMDSAERDEKKKSRSMNFFMGIADTVDKFSDENMIDFQFQVISIIKNIQQRQCTQYIPTSRNQWDQGHQGYLSGTASSNAQSSTYGYSTAARSSYGISRPQTSSHDFGHGSGLEPIHYRPESQLSVHSVNAESISADSQVSIEDEFDFSTALE; from the exons atgaacataaatCAAGAATTATTAATTACGTTGATTCAAGAAAGGCCTGTAATATGGGATAAGACCATCgacgattataaaaataagcggCTTAAATATGATTCCtggaaagaaatatttattcatttccaGCCCACATTTGAAGATTTAAGTGGTGATGAGAAAAACAAGTTTG ggcAAATGGTGATGAAGAAGTGGACCAATATGAAAGATAGCTggataaaatatgacaaaaaaattaatgaatgtaaGTCTGGTTCttcagcaaaaaaaataagaaaatatatgttcTATGATGAAATGATgttcctaaaaaaaaatgttgagcaTCGCAAGACCGATTCTAACATGACTGAACATGTTCATGATTCTAGCCTCAGTAATGAAAATTTTGATAGTGCAGTCCCGAATCAATCAAGCTCGGGATACACTGAACGGAGTGAGACGCAAAgggctaaaaaaaaaagaaaaaatgaacTAAGTGAAGTTGACATTAGGTTTATGAAGTTTATGGATTCAGCAGAACGAGATGAGAAAAAGAAAAGCCGTAGTATGAACTTTTTTATGGGAATCGCTGATACAGTTGACAAGTTCAGTGATGAAAATATGATAGACTTTCAGTTTCAagtaatttcaataattaaaaatattcaacaaagaCAGTGTACTCAGTATATACCTACATCAAGAAACCAATGGGATCAAGGCCATCAAGGATATTTAAGTGGTACAGCATCCTCAAATGCGCAATCGTCAACATATGGATATTCTACAGCTGCTAGATCGAGCTATGGAATAAGTCGTCCACAGACGTCTTCTCATGATTTTGGACACGGTTCTGGTTTAGAGCCAATCCACTACCGACCCGAATCACAATTATCTGTACATAGTGTAAATGCGGAAAGTATCTCGGCAGATTCTCAAGTTTCTATTGAAGACGAATTCGATTTTAGTACCGCACTTGAGTAG
- the LOC120623283 gene encoding protein ANTAGONIST OF LIKE HETEROCHROMATIN PROTEIN 1-like, producing MNFLTKKKIIVAYYIYRKKKIEKKREVRFWIHPILEKREEYGAFHTLVKNQLREDEDKFYNYFRMQKTTFDNLLQKLSQELKHQDTFMRESISPAERLAVTLRYLATGDTFTDLYYSYRIGIKTISCIVREVCHYIWLELYKEYMKMPSKEDWLHIASKFQESSNFPLCLGAVDGKHIRLIKPIDSGSMFLNYKHFFSIVLMAVVDSDYNFIFVDVGAYGKECDSSVFKETPFWKNLTNNGLNLPDATRLPGIDYDLPYVFVADEAFALHYHLLRPFGGHQLDQLKRTFNYRLTRARRFVECAFGILSNKWRIFHRPMNVSIDLAVDIVKTCCVLQNFIHKQENFQFHNASENESTLDSESELIQLPITNAVRGSLAANEVRNRFAQYFVSNEGRLSYQNNYA from the exons ATGAATTTTCTTacgaaaaaaaagattatagttgcttattacatatataggaaaaagaaaatagaaaaaaaaagggaaGTAAGGTTTTGGATACATCCGATTTTAGAAAAAAGGGAGGAATATGGCGCGTTTCATACACTTGTCAAGAATCAATTGAGAGAAGATGAAGAcaagttttacaattattttagaaTGCAGAAAACTACATTCGACAACTTGCTCCAAAAATTATCCCAGGAACTAAAACATCAAGATACTTTTATGCGAGAGAGTATATCGCCCGCAGAAAGATTGGCTGTAACTCTgag gTATCTAGCAACAGGAGATACCTTTACTGACCTATACTACAGCTATAGAATTGGAATAAAAACCATAAGTTGCATCGTACGTGAAGTATGCCACTACATTTGGTTAGAACTGTATAAAGAATATATGAAAATGCCATCTAAAGAAGACTGGCTACACATTGCAAGCAAATTTCAAGAATCTTCCAACTTCCCGCTGTGCTTAGGAGCGGTCGATGGAAAACACATCAGACTTATTAAGCCAATTGATAGTGGCTcgatgtttttaaattacaaacattttttttctatagttttGATGGCAGTAGTAGATAGCGATTACAACTTTATATTTGTTGACGTTGGCGCCTACGGAAAGGAGTGTGATTCCAGTGTGTTTAAAGAGACCCCATTTtggaaaaatttaacaaacaacGGATTAAATCTACCCGATGCAACACGTTTGCCTGGAATTGACTACGATTTGCCATATGTGTTCGTTGCGGACGAAGCCTTTGCTTtgcattatcacttgcttcgtccATTTGGTGGTCATCAGCTTGATCAATTAAAACGTACATTTAACTACAGACTCACAAGAGCGCGAAGATTTGTTGAATGTGCGTTTGGCATTTTATCCAATaaatggcgaatttttcaccGGCCAATGAATGTGTCCATCGATTTGGCAGTTGATATTGTGAAAACATGTTGtgttttgcaaaattttatacataagcaGGAAAACTTTCAGTTTCACAATGCGAGTGAAAATGAGTCCACCCTTGATTCAGAATCGGAACTAATCCAGTTACCTATCACGAATGCAGTTCGCGGAAGTTTGGCGGCTAATGAAGTTCGCAACAGATTTgcacaatattttgtatctaACGAAGGTCGCCTCTCCTATCAAAACAACTATGCATaa
- the LOC120637930 gene encoding hydroxyacid oxidase 1-like, giving the protein MDKYISVKDLEDAASESLPKAVREYYKSGATEEYTLAENRRAFQRLRIRPKCLVGLKNCDLSTTVLGEKVTMPLGISPTAMQRMAHPDGETANVKAAGAEGIIYTLSIIATSSIEEVAEAAPNALKWFQFYIYYDREVTRKLLLRAEQAGYKALVLTVDTPAFGIRRADIRNKFALPRHLRLANFDDLSKIKGSGLSKYMTNTFDKSITWDDIKWLKSVTKLPIVAKGILRGDDAVKAVEAGCSGILVSNHGARQLDGVPSTIEALPEIVEAVKNYDVEVYLDGGVTTGTDVYKALVLGAKMVFVGRPALWGLAVGGQDGVQRMLSIFRNELEYTFQIAGTPTVADITKDMVRHESAYSRL; this is encoded by the exons ATGGATAAATACATAAGTGTGAAGGATTTGGAAGATGCTGCTTCGGAATCACTGCCAAAGGCAGTACGAGAATATTACAAGAGCGGTGCAACTGAGGAGTACACTTTAGCGGAAAATAGACGAGCATTTCAAAG ATTAAGAATTCGACCAAAATGCTTGGTCGGTTTGAAAAACTGCGATTTATCTACTACAGTGCTAGGCGAAAAAGTGACAATGCCGTTGGGCATATCGCCTACCGCTATGCAAAGAATGGCCCATCCTGATGGGGAGACTGCCAACGTTAAAG CTGCAGGAGCCGAAGGTATCATTTATACTCTGAGCATAATCGCTACCAGTTCCATAGAAGAAGTGGCTGAAGCAGCACCGAATGCTCTGAAATGGTTTCAATTTTACATCTACTACGATAG agAGGTGACAAGAAAATTATTACTGAGGGCTGAACAGGCTGGGTACAAAGCGCTTGTCCTGACCGTGGATACACCTGCTTTTGGTATACGAAGGGCAGATATACGCAACAAATTCGCTCTACCGAGACATTTGAG attGGCTAATTTTGATGATTTATCGAAAATAAAAGGCAGTGGACTAAGCAAATACATGACGAATACATTCGACAAATCAATAACTTGGGATGACATCAAGTGGTTAAAGAG TGTTACTAAACTTCCAATTGTGGCGAAGGGAATTTTACGAGGTGATGACGCAGTGAAAGCTGTGGAGGCTGGTTGTTCCGGCATTCTTGTCTCGAATCATGGCGCAAGGCAGCTAGACGGTGTCCCCTCTACG ATTGAAGCTCTTCCTGAAATAGTGGAGGCTGTCAAAAATTACGATGTTGAGGTGTACTTGGATGGAGGCGTGACCACAGGCACTGATGTGTACAAAGCTTTGGTATTAGGAGCAAAGATG GTATTCGTTGGCCGTCCAGCTTTATGGGGTTTAGCCGTGGGTGGTCAAGATGGTGTACAACGAATGCTGAGCATATTCCGTAACGAGTTGGAATATACATTCCAAATAGCGG GTACTCCCACTGTTGCTGATATAACAAAAGATATGGTGCGCCATGAATCTGCTTACAGTAGGTTGTGA